One segment of Microbacterium sp. W4I20 DNA contains the following:
- a CDS encoding ATP-dependent DNA ligase — translation MGKFMYEGGVKIEIEDRALTHLQLVISAKLRRGEPFPFTWREDMSVGGGRTTVWLHAGSSLVFKYAGSRQPAINRAWIDALAFTASAPSGLYLVPEPVDDGPTDAARPPLPA, via the coding sequence GTGGGCAAGTTCATGTATGAAGGCGGCGTGAAGATAGAGATCGAAGATCGTGCCCTCACCCACCTGCAGCTCGTTATCTCCGCGAAGCTCCGCCGTGGGGAGCCATTCCCTTTCACATGGCGGGAAGACATGAGCGTCGGCGGTGGACGCACCACGGTCTGGTTGCACGCCGGCAGCTCGCTCGTCTTCAAATACGCCGGGAGCCGACAACCCGCGATCAACCGCGCCTGGATCGACGCCCTCGCCTTCACCGCTAGCGCCCCAAGCGGCCTCTATCTCGTCCCGGAGCCCGTTGATGATGGGCCGACGGATGCCGCCCGCCCGCCGCTACCCGCCTGA
- a CDS encoding hemolysin III family protein, with product MSAARGEARVHADRHPDRPPPELPSAFGLVRGGDHRLFVMGSGFDHQHENDSVHGGNASAGHQANPGDAGGLPSVPLVEASRTEAVEPKPSWRGWIHAGAFPLAGVLGIILIVSADGAAAKLSSTVFVVTSVLLFGNSALYHRVNWSPRTRQIMRRVDHANIFLLISGSCTPVAVLCLSPAKAVILLSIAWGATAFGIAFRVFWMGAPRWLYVPLYVLVGVSPLIFLGDLFAASPTTTTLILAGGILYIIGAVIYALKQPNPVPGVFGFHEVFHVFTVLAFLCHWAGIAIVALDPAAR from the coding sequence GTGAGCGCTGCGCGCGGTGAGGCCAGAGTTCACGCGGACCGCCACCCTGATCGTCCGCCCCCAGAGTTACCGTCAGCGTTCGGTTTGGTGCGTGGTGGAGACCATAGACTTTTCGTCATGGGAAGTGGTTTCGATCACCAGCATGAGAATGACTCCGTGCACGGTGGCAACGCTAGCGCCGGTCACCAGGCGAATCCAGGCGATGCTGGCGGGCTACCGTCAGTGCCGTTGGTGGAGGCGTCACGGACCGAGGCCGTGGAGCCCAAACCGTCGTGGCGGGGCTGGATCCACGCGGGCGCGTTCCCGTTGGCAGGGGTGCTCGGTATCATCCTGATCGTCTCGGCGGATGGCGCGGCCGCGAAGCTCAGCTCGACCGTGTTCGTCGTCACGTCCGTGTTGTTGTTCGGCAATTCGGCTCTGTATCACCGGGTGAACTGGTCGCCCCGCACCCGGCAAATCATGCGTCGCGTGGACCACGCCAATATCTTCTTGCTGATCTCGGGCTCCTGCACGCCGGTCGCGGTTCTCTGTCTGTCACCAGCGAAGGCCGTCATCCTGTTGAGCATCGCGTGGGGTGCCACGGCCTTCGGCATCGCGTTCCGTGTGTTCTGGATGGGAGCGCCGAGGTGGCTGTATGTGCCGCTGTACGTGCTCGTCGGCGTTTCCCCGCTGATCTTCCTCGGTGACCTTTTTGCGGCAAGCCCGACCACCACGACCCTGATCCTCGCCGGCGGCATCCTCTACATCATCGGCGCGGTCATCTACGCCCTCAAGCAGCCCAACCCGGTGCCAGGGGTGTTCGGATTCCATGAGGTCTTCCACGTCTTCACCGTGCTCGCCTTCCTCTGCCACTGGGCCGGCATCGCGATCGTGGCACTGGACCCTGCAGCCCGCTGA
- a CDS encoding DUF6766 family protein, with product MRRFVRDSGLTLVFLAIFLLAIIGQSFAGFAQNNQELAQHGQPPVGYLEFVTSSDFLVDVAENWQSEFLQFFLFILATIWFIQRGSPESKKPGDEGLGTDEDQMIGTHARPDSPRWARAHGIRLWIYSNSLLLVMGTIFLLSWFAQSLAGHVVANEENALHGLPPETWLDYVTSAEFWNRTLQNWQSEFLAVGAMVAFAIYLRQRGSSESKPVGVPHHTSSVESE from the coding sequence ATGCGCCGCTTCGTCCGGGACTCCGGCCTCACCCTCGTCTTCCTCGCCATCTTCCTGCTGGCCATCATCGGGCAGTCTTTCGCGGGCTTCGCGCAGAACAACCAGGAGCTGGCCCAGCACGGGCAGCCTCCGGTCGGCTATCTCGAGTTCGTGACGTCGTCGGACTTTCTCGTCGACGTCGCCGAGAACTGGCAGTCCGAGTTCCTGCAGTTCTTCCTCTTCATCCTCGCCACCATCTGGTTCATCCAACGCGGCTCACCGGAGTCCAAGAAGCCGGGCGATGAGGGGCTCGGAACCGACGAGGACCAAATGATCGGCACCCACGCACGACCCGACTCTCCCCGATGGGCGCGGGCTCACGGCATCCGGCTCTGGATCTACTCGAACTCGCTCCTGCTGGTCATGGGCACGATCTTCCTGCTCTCCTGGTTCGCACAGTCGCTCGCCGGCCACGTCGTCGCCAACGAGGAGAACGCCCTGCACGGTCTCCCTCCCGAGACCTGGTTGGACTACGTCACCTCCGCGGAGTTCTGGAATCGGACCCTGCAGAACTGGCAGTCCGAGTTTCTCGCCGTCGGGGCGATGGTCGCCTTCGCGATATATCTGCGCCAGCGAGGATCAAGCGAATCGAAACCTGTAGGTGTCCCCCATCACACCAGCAGCGTCGAGTCCGAATAA
- a CDS encoding endo-1,4-beta-xylanase, which translates to MSTLSAGRRRVVSLAAASILLALVGCSSTDSPSERGTVIDLLQQDWRHVSGIVADGDGVRVTATGRSIVEQDGRGSQPNPPINLAGTHLVAPGEFSLRVSFTDVTADATLAVYDSPPVIADEFRIEPAGLQLTLRGDDLRIAVFDGSPPPDVTDPQPVHDAHVTVIDPEAELSVHRFGDRLEIASGGETLSALPLGDVFGSGELWWGLSSEEGSFTVRSLTAAAPGGAALTTAGPAAADAEPSPDGLQALAARARPDFLMGAAVALGPLASDADYANNLVGEFGALTPENAMKPQALSPRQGEYTFEEADALLDLAESKGIAVHGHTIAFTEAMPRWMQELPTGSEQDRQASAEVLLDYVTTVVTHFRGRLASLDVVNEPFDVDQGTGLQENIWHRVFGPAYPQVVSQAVHDADPNVRQFINENGADVPGPRQDALLQLALDTNEQGGHIDGVGLQAHVYDLETDAISADDLATTFDSFADARLVVRISENDVTDSEGQDAQAEQYATVLAACLRSEACVSYTTWGVDDRFDWWIDDDRGLHQGHDLLFDDDEPTPAYDAMRKALAN; encoded by the coding sequence ATGTCGACCCTGAGCGCTGGGCGACGGCGCGTCGTGAGTTTGGCGGCCGCGAGCATCCTTCTTGCCCTGGTCGGCTGCAGTTCAACGGATTCACCATCCGAGCGGGGCACCGTCATCGATCTGCTGCAGCAAGACTGGCGGCACGTGTCGGGGATCGTCGCGGACGGCGATGGTGTGCGGGTGACTGCGACGGGGAGAAGCATCGTGGAGCAGGACGGACGGGGAAGCCAGCCCAACCCACCGATCAACCTCGCGGGCACGCATCTGGTGGCCCCGGGGGAGTTCTCGCTCCGGGTGTCGTTCACGGACGTGACCGCCGACGCGACCCTGGCCGTCTACGACAGCCCGCCGGTGATCGCGGACGAGTTCCGGATCGAGCCCGCGGGTCTCCAGCTCACCCTCCGCGGCGATGACCTCCGCATCGCCGTCTTCGACGGTTCTCCCCCGCCCGACGTGACCGACCCCCAGCCGGTGCACGACGCGCACGTCACGGTCATCGACCCCGAGGCCGAGCTCTCGGTACACCGTTTCGGCGACCGGCTCGAGATCGCGAGCGGCGGCGAAACGTTGTCCGCGCTGCCCCTCGGCGACGTCTTCGGTTCGGGGGAGCTCTGGTGGGGGTTGTCGAGCGAGGAGGGCTCTTTCACGGTCCGTTCGCTCACTGCCGCGGCGCCGGGTGGTGCTGCCCTGACCACCGCGGGTCCGGCCGCGGCTGACGCGGAACCGTCTCCGGATGGTCTGCAGGCTCTTGCTGCCCGCGCTCGCCCGGACTTCCTGATGGGTGCGGCGGTGGCACTCGGTCCGTTGGCCTCGGATGCCGATTACGCGAACAACCTCGTGGGCGAGTTCGGCGCCCTCACGCCGGAGAACGCGATGAAACCGCAGGCGCTCTCTCCGCGGCAAGGGGAATACACCTTCGAGGAGGCCGATGCCCTTCTCGACCTTGCGGAGAGCAAGGGAATCGCCGTGCACGGCCACACCATCGCCTTCACCGAGGCGATGCCCCGCTGGATGCAGGAGCTTCCCACCGGCTCCGAGCAGGACCGCCAGGCCAGCGCCGAGGTTCTGCTCGATTACGTGACCACCGTCGTCACGCATTTCCGGGGTCGGCTCGCGTCGCTCGACGTCGTCAACGAACCGTTCGACGTCGATCAGGGAACCGGTCTGCAGGAGAACATCTGGCATCGCGTCTTCGGACCGGCCTACCCGCAGGTCGTCTCGCAGGCGGTTCACGATGCGGACCCCAACGTCAGGCAGTTCATCAACGAGAACGGCGCTGACGTGCCCGGTCCCCGTCAGGACGCCCTGCTTCAGCTTGCTCTCGACACGAACGAACAGGGCGGACACATCGACGGCGTGGGCCTTCAGGCTCACGTCTACGATCTTGAGACCGATGCCATCTCGGCCGATGATCTCGCCACCACATTCGACAGCTTCGCCGATGCCCGGCTGGTCGTTCGGATCTCCGAGAACGACGTCACGGACAGCGAGGGCCAGGATGCCCAGGCGGAGCAGTACGCCACGGTCCTCGCAGCCTGCCTCCGCTCGGAAGCGTGCGTCTCCTACACGACGTGGGGGGTCGACGATCGGTTCGACTGGTGGATCGACGACGACCGCGGCCTGCACCAGGGCCACGACCTCCTCTTCGACGACGACGAGCCGACACCCGCGTACGACGCGATGAGGAAGGCACTCGCGAACTGA
- a CDS encoding YhcG family protein: MSEVTPNDYAATLEDLKRQVHGARLRVQRKANNELLRLWWRIGRTILDRQKHASWGDGILTQLAADLRAEFPTMTGFSVTNLKYMRRFADTWAEPDPIGQRPVDQLPWGQVIDLTTKLDDQSLREWYAGKSAFHGWSRPVLAHQIATRLHEREAAAPSNFTGALERADSDLAQEITKDPYALQFLAIDGDATERELEQRMVDRILDTMRELGPGFAFVGRQVHLDIDGDDFYIDLLFFHVEQLRYVVIELKTTKFDPRDAGQLGFYVAAVDDRFRISDKHLPTVGILLVAGKNDTVVRYALASTTQPVAVSRYELTEEAQKALPDESTIARAFADELARGEDD, translated from the coding sequence ATGAGTGAGGTCACTCCCAACGACTACGCGGCAACTCTTGAGGATCTGAAACGGCAGGTTCACGGTGCCCGCCTGCGGGTGCAGCGGAAGGCCAACAACGAGCTACTTCGGTTGTGGTGGCGGATCGGTCGCACCATTCTGGACCGGCAGAAGCATGCGTCCTGGGGTGATGGGATCCTCACTCAGCTTGCGGCCGATCTCCGCGCTGAGTTCCCGACGATGACGGGGTTCTCCGTCACCAACCTCAAGTACATGCGACGGTTCGCGGATACGTGGGCGGAACCTGATCCAATTGGTCAACGTCCCGTTGACCAATTGCCGTGGGGGCAGGTCATCGATCTCACCACGAAGCTTGACGATCAGTCACTCCGCGAGTGGTATGCCGGGAAGTCCGCCTTTCATGGGTGGAGTCGCCCCGTGCTCGCACACCAGATCGCGACTCGGCTACATGAGCGAGAAGCAGCTGCACCGAGCAACTTCACGGGAGCGCTCGAACGGGCAGACTCCGACCTTGCGCAAGAGATCACCAAGGATCCCTACGCGCTGCAGTTTCTTGCCATTGACGGCGACGCCACGGAGCGCGAACTCGAGCAGCGCATGGTTGACCGCATCCTCGACACGATGCGCGAACTCGGCCCGGGATTCGCGTTCGTCGGCCGCCAAGTACACCTGGACATCGACGGCGACGACTTCTACATCGATCTTCTGTTCTTCCACGTCGAACAGCTCCGATACGTCGTCATCGAGTTGAAGACCACCAAGTTCGATCCACGCGACGCCGGCCAACTGGGGTTCTATGTCGCTGCCGTCGATGACCGATTCCGCATCTCAGACAAGCACCTGCCCACGGTAGGAATTCTGCTGGTCGCCGGAAAGAACGACACGGTCGTCCGCTATGCGCTTGCGTCCACGACCCAACCCGTCGCAGTGAGCCGGTATGAACTCACCGAGGAAGCACAGAAAGCACTTCCCGACGAGAGCACCATCGCGAGAGCGTTCGCCGACGAGCTCGCTCGCGGCGAGGACGACTGA